From one Phycodurus eques isolate BA_2022a chromosome 6, UOR_Pequ_1.1, whole genome shotgun sequence genomic stretch:
- the nuf2 gene encoding kinetochore protein Nuf2 has translation MSENAVPVRTVDVILNFYRLEVLTGEEAKHLTKSDLTPTPKPEAIQTVYMRVLHLLFRFTPECHFMVPLLQNIQHPEYQEGVTGIISVYVRMRQFLPMCFVYDFALNDLLAPKKQRTLFILSAIMNYLQFRKLRLNVLAEKQTKIRASLDMQQTYAKRVQEAETKIAKLSTIPPEQQAEASKLDAALSELNTIIKNEYKEVNTINDSITEWKSKVAEKTQKLAQAKMDVNNTKENITKLKSQIVESPEELKIQMEKMRKDVKNIKSSIEQADEFVVELQNMVHRVTHTDLEIQQMYSLLQELEIGMNDRKQEYEERLQFIAQDEKKQKDLKNLCKEEEQLKRSLGMKLDKEIKQNIRRQKEKEAKEQHIKNVLGQCKQVHQKREEKADQIKEISRESQQLKVQIQSLKDVSRKQTEAAQAMYGTLSAAMDELDGRIEMQILNLKEDAIKMSANFPL, from the exons ATGTCGGAAAACGCAGTTCCCGTCCGCACTGTGGACGTGATACTGAACTTTTACCGACTGGAAGTCCTGACTGGCGAAGAGGCGAAGCACTTGACCAAGAGCGACCTGACTCCGACTCCGAAG CCAGAAGCAATTCAAACAGTCTACATGAGAGTGTTGCATCTGCTCTTTCGTTTCACACCCGAATGTCACTTCATG GTTCCGCTTCTGCAAAACATTCAGCATCCTGAATATCAAGAAGGGGTAACGGGTATCATCAGTGTCTACGTTCGCAT gcggcAGTTTCTGCCAATGTGTTTCGTGTATGACTTTGCACTGAATGACCTTCTAGCACCaa AgaaacagagaacactttttattttgagcgCCATCATGAACTATCTCCAATTCAGGAAGCTGAGGCTGAATGTGTTGGCGGaaaagcaaaccaaaatt agggCATCTTTGGACATGCAACAGACTTATGCGAAAAGAGTCCAAGAAGCAGAGACAAAAATTGCAAAGCTGAG TACTATCCCACCGGAGCAGCAGGCTGAGGCTAGTAAGCTGGACGCTGCCCTCTCTGAACTGAACACAATCATCAAGAATGAATACAAGGAAGTG AATACAATCAATGACAGTATTACAGAGTGGAAATCAAAAGTCGCCGAGAAAACACAGAAACTG GCCCAGGCGAAGATGGATGTAAACAACACAAAGGAAAACATAACCAAACTCAAGTCTCAAATTGTTGAGTCACCAGAAGAGCTGAAGATCCAAATGGAGAAGATGAGGAAAGATGTGAAGAACATCAAAAGCTCTATT GAACAAGCTGATGAGTTTGTAGTGGAGctgcagaacatggtccacagAGTGACCCACACTGATCTGGAGATCCAGCAGATGTACAGTTTGCTGCAAGAACTGGAAATCGGCATGAACGACAGAAAGCAGGAGTATGAGGAG CGTCTACAGTTTATAGCTCAGGATGAGAAAAAACAGAAGGATCTTAAGAATCTGTGCAAAGAGGAGGAGCAGCTGAAGCGAAGTCTTGGCATGAAGCTGGACAAGGAGATCAAACAAAACATCCGCAGGCAAAAGGAGAAGGAGGCAAAGGAGCAGCATATCAAGAATGTGTTGGG ACAGTGTAAACAAGTACATCAGAAGCGTGAGGAAAAGGCAGACCAAATAAAAGAGATCTCCAGAGAGTCGCAGCAGCTGAAAGTTCAGATCCAGAGCCTCAAAGATGTCTCCCGCAAACAGACCGAGGCGGCTCAG GCTATGTATGGCACCCTTTCAGCTGCCATGGACGAGCTGGACGGGAGAATCGAGATGCAGATTTTAAATCTGAAAGAAGATGCCATCAAGATGTCTGCAAATTTTCCACTTTAG